CGAAGATGTATTCCCGAAATATACTGACATTTACAACCTTTGGGATAGCTGGGAGCTGAGTGTAATAGATTCAAGCTGGGACAAATCGCATGGAAGAATTGTAAATGAACACTTCAGGGAGGAAGGCATCATAAAGGAGAATCAAACCCGGAGAAGTCTGGAAGGGGACAATGAATTATACAAAGAAATCAAAAGTCAAAACCGGGAGACCATTTTGCCCCTTTACTTCGACCGTTTTGCAGAAGGCAAATCAGAGCGAAAGTTGATGACCAGCCTGGTTGTGCCCATTCAATCGGAATCCGGGGAATTTGCAGGTGCGGTTGGTGTGGACATTACCATGGAGCAATTCCAGAAGATGCTTAACAATGTGTCCATTGAAAACCTACATGGAAACCGTGCCTTCCTGATTAGTCATAAAGGAAGATATGCTGCTCATCCCGATACTTCCATGCTTAATGAAAAAATTCAAAAAAATCCAACAGACAACGAAAACTTCGATGTTTTTGAAAAGCTGAATCAGGGGGAAAACTTTTCCATTATTCACACAAATGATCTGAATGAAAAGCATTATGTGAGTTACGCACCTATAATTATAGGCAATACAGATAATCCCTGGTACCTGGGCATTTCAGTACCGGCTGAATCGATAATGGAAGAGGCCAACCGGGATTTTATCATTTCATTGCTGGTTGGTATTATCGGGCTTTTAATACTCAGCCTGGTTATTTACTATGTAACCAGAAGCATATCCCGCCCGATTGAACAAATCACAAATGTTTTAAAACAAATGGCCATGGGCAGGATTGACAACAATATGAAACTATCCATTGAAACAGGGGATGAAATAGAAGAGATGGGGAAAGCCCTGAACACATCCATAGACGGCCTAAACAGGAAGAATGAATTTGCAGGTCGCCTGAGCAACGGAGAATTGGACTACGAACACACCCTGCTCAGTAATGAAGATCATCTGGGACAGTCGCTGCAGGAAATGCGGGACAGTCTTAAAAAAGCCAGGGAGGAACAGGAAAAGCAAAAAATAGAAGAACAAAAACGGCAATGGATCAATGAAGGGCTAGCCAGATTTGCAGATATCCTGAGGCAAAATAATGAAAACCTTCAAAAACTTTCCGATGAGCTGATCAAAAACCTGGTGTATTACCTCGAAGCCAATCAGGGGGGAATATTTCTTGTTAATGATGAAGATGAAAACGACAAACATCTGGAGTTGATATCCGCCTTTGCTTACGACCGCAAAAAATATCTTGAAAAACGTATAAATTTCGGTCACGGACTGG
Above is a window of Bacteroidales bacterium DNA encoding:
- a CDS encoding GAF domain-containing protein, with translation MKLKHKVQIILISISALIYLLAIGYISLNARQNSYRDTKNLIDSKVNKYARQIESKLNRDMAVTRTMALSFSNYDFMPKEEWLNLVNRMYEDVFPKYTDIYNLWDSWELSVIDSSWDKSHGRIVNEHFREEGIIKENQTRRSLEGDNELYKEIKSQNRETILPLYFDRFAEGKSERKLMTSLVVPIQSESGEFAGAVGVDITMEQFQKMLNNVSIENLHGNRAFLISHKGRYAAHPDTSMLNEKIQKNPTDNENFDVFEKLNQGENFSIIHTNDLNEKHYVSYAPIIIGNTDNPWYLGISVPAESIMEEANRDFIISLLVGIIGLLILSLVIYYVTRSISRPIEQITNVLKQMAMGRIDNNMKLSIETGDEIEEMGKALNTSIDGLNRKNEFAGRLSNGELDYEHTLLSNEDHLGQSLQEMRDSLKKAREEQEKQKIEEQKRQWINEGLARFADILRQNNENLQKLSDELIKNLVYYLEANQGGIFLVNDEDENDKHLELISAFAYDRKKYLEKRINFGHGLVGTCAIEKQSIYMEDIPQDYIEITSGLGDANPDSLLIVPLKLEEELHGIIEIASFHTFQQYQIDFVEKVAESIASTISSVKVNMKTQRLLEQSEQQSQELSAQEEEMRQNMEELKATQEENSRQKAEMEHLINAFHKANYVVEYDPNEKIIDINDKYLNLVGLTREEVIGTHHSYKLQLTKEQEESYNQFWADLRAGKVKKDINRVEVDGHTHVLAETYTPIMDNEGNVKKILKIAFDTSEFNF